One part of the Methylobacterium terrae genome encodes these proteins:
- a CDS encoding MFS transporter, protein MPPTTSLLALNVALAGAREGFGPFLGVYLQQQGFAPAAIGLAMGLAGLAGLAATTPIGALIDRTKAKRALLAVAVAAIALGAAGLVATKSLWLIALAQLVIGVADTSIAPLVAALTLGLVGQAAYGRQVSRNEAFNHAGNAANAALAGLLGYTCGLGFVAVAIVVMAVASCGVLLTLDPARIDHAAARGGEQDGRSTLRVLFGTRPLLVLAGSVLAFQTANGAMLPFLAQARTAAGADPSLTTGIMTVTAQLTMIAAALGAARLAAGRGHGRVLALALALVVLRGGLAAFADSWGWIIPVQVLEGLAMGLAGVAIPALVAEIMEGTGHAGAGLGGVMTAFGAGATLSPVLAGLAAQYLGFPAAFWGLSGIAGAGLALWLLGRGAG, encoded by the coding sequence ATGCCGCCCACGACCAGCCTGCTGGCCCTCAACGTCGCCCTGGCGGGCGCGCGGGAGGGGTTCGGCCCGTTTCTCGGCGTCTACCTGCAGCAGCAGGGCTTCGCGCCGGCCGCGATCGGCCTCGCCATGGGGCTCGCCGGTCTCGCCGGCCTCGCGGCGACGACGCCGATCGGCGCCCTCATCGACCGCACCAAGGCCAAGCGCGCCCTGCTCGCCGTCGCGGTGGCGGCGATCGCCCTCGGGGCGGCGGGGCTCGTCGCGACGAAGAGCCTGTGGCTGATCGCCCTGGCGCAGCTCGTCATCGGGGTCGCCGACACCAGCATCGCGCCGCTCGTCGCGGCGCTGACCCTCGGGCTCGTCGGGCAGGCCGCCTACGGCCGCCAGGTCTCGCGCAACGAGGCGTTCAACCATGCCGGCAACGCCGCCAACGCGGCGCTCGCCGGGCTCCTCGGCTACACCTGCGGCCTCGGCTTCGTCGCGGTGGCGATCGTCGTGATGGCGGTCGCGTCCTGCGGCGTGCTCCTCACCCTCGATCCCGCGCGGATCGACCACGCGGCGGCGCGGGGCGGCGAGCAGGACGGGCGCTCGACCCTGAGGGTGCTGTTCGGCACCCGCCCGCTCCTGGTGCTGGCCGGCAGCGTCCTGGCGTTCCAGACCGCGAACGGCGCGATGCTGCCCTTCCTCGCCCAGGCCCGCACCGCCGCCGGCGCCGATCCGAGCCTGACCACCGGAATCATGACGGTGACGGCGCAACTCACGATGATCGCCGCGGCGCTCGGTGCGGCCCGCCTCGCCGCGGGGCGGGGCCACGGGCGGGTCCTGGCGCTGGCGCTCGCCCTCGTGGTCCTGCGCGGCGGCCTCGCGGCCTTCGCGGATTCCTGGGGATGGATCATCCCGGTCCAGGTGCTGGAGGGCCTCGCGATGGGGCTCGCCGGCGTCGCCATCCCGGCCCTGGTGGCCGAGATCATGGAGGGCACCGGCCACGCGGGCGCGGGGCTCGGCGGCGTGATGACGGCCTTCGGCGCCGGCGCGACGCTGAGCCCGGTGCTCGCGGGCCTCGCGGCGCAGTATCTCGGCTTTCCCGCCGCGTTCTGGGGGCTGTCCGGCATCGCGGGCGCGGGCCTGGCGCTCTGGCTCCTCGGCCGAGGGGCCGGGTGA
- a CDS encoding PIG-L deacetylase family protein yields MRADAFLAAAEALPVRSLREIVPSGGIVVVAPHPDDESLGCGGLIAEACARGVPVRLVVVSDGVGSHPNSPSHPPERLRSLRESETLAAAAALGLSAEHVAFLRLPDRFVPASGPEAEAAAGAIAAAARSCGAGALFVTWAHDPHCDHGASAAIAGLARTLLGGVALHAYPVWGWTLPPATEVGAPPRGARLAIHPHRDAKAAAIAAHRSQTTDLIADDPDGFRLEPAMLARFGREHEIFLEIAP; encoded by the coding sequence ATGCGGGCCGACGCCTTCCTCGCCGCCGCCGAGGCGCTGCCGGTGCGCAGCTTGCGCGAGATCGTGCCGTCGGGCGGGATCGTCGTGGTGGCGCCGCACCCGGACGACGAGAGTCTCGGCTGCGGCGGGCTCATCGCGGAGGCCTGCGCCCGCGGGGTGCCGGTCCGCCTCGTCGTGGTGAGCGACGGGGTCGGCTCGCACCCGAACTCGCCGAGCCACCCGCCCGAGCGCCTGCGGTCCCTACGCGAATCCGAGACCCTGGCGGCGGCCGCCGCCCTCGGGCTCTCGGCCGAGCACGTCGCCTTCCTGCGGCTGCCCGACCGGTTCGTGCCGGCGTCCGGCCCCGAGGCCGAGGCGGCGGCCGGGGCGATCGCCGCCGCGGCCCGGTCCTGCGGGGCCGGCGCCCTGTTCGTGACCTGGGCGCACGACCCGCATTGCGACCACGGGGCGAGCGCGGCCATCGCGGGCCTCGCCCGGACCCTGCTCGGGGGCGTCGCGCTCCATGCCTACCCGGTCTGGGGCTGGACGCTGCCGCCCGCCACCGAGGTCGGTGCGCCGCCCCGGGGCGCCCGCCTCGCGATCCATCCTCACCGCGACGCCAAGGCGGCGGCGATCGCCGCCCACCGCTCCCAGACCACCGACCTCATCGCCGACGATCCCGACGGTTTTCGCCTGGAGCCGGCGATGCTCGCCCGCTTCGGGCGGGAGCACGAGATCTTCCTCGAGATCGCGCCGTGA
- a CDS encoding DUF892 family protein, giving the protein MTPTTTASTTTASETGSATNETAQSIYVTALRNTHALEKQAAQMIQRQIERYENYPELTQALRLHKSETDQQATRLSDLLHGHGEDRSLLKDVVTQTVGNVAALVHSVTGDEVLKNLYTDYSVETYEIAAYTSLIALAEEAGQAGDVETLRLSLREEERMAEAVFEQIVPVTKGYVAREARGEKADR; this is encoded by the coding sequence ATGACCCCTACGACGACCGCGAGCACGACGACCGCGAGCGAGACCGGATCGGCCACGAACGAAACCGCTCAGTCGATCTACGTCACGGCCCTGCGCAACACCCACGCCCTGGAGAAGCAGGCGGCGCAGATGATTCAGCGCCAGATCGAGCGCTACGAGAACTATCCCGAGCTGACCCAGGCCCTGCGGCTGCACAAGAGCGAGACCGACCAGCAGGCCACCCGCCTCTCCGACCTGCTGCACGGCCACGGCGAGGACCGCTCGCTCCTCAAGGACGTGGTGACCCAGACCGTGGGCAACGTCGCGGCGCTCGTCCACAGCGTGACGGGCGACGAGGTCTTGAAGAACCTCTACACCGACTACTCGGTCGAGACCTACGAGATCGCCGCCTACACCTCGCTGATCGCGCTCGCCGAGGAGGCCGGGCAGGCCGGAGACGTCGAGACCCTGCGCCTCTCGCTCCGGGAAGAGGAGCGCATGGCCGAGGCGGTCTTCGAGCAGATCGTGCCGGTGACGAAGGGCTACGTCGCCCGCGAGGCCCGGGGCGAGAAGGCGGACCGGTAG
- a CDS encoding polyamine ABC transporter substrate-binding protein has product MRLLRRGFLRQGLLGSLACLLALVAVPAGTAAAAPERVVNIYNWSDYIDPKMLDAFTRETGIRVVYDTYDTNEIVETKLLAGRSGYDIVVPTGPFLQRLIKAGAFQPLDKARIPNLKNAWPEVTARLAAYDPGNLYAVDYMWGTTGIGVNTALVRERLGANQPLNTWDIVLRPELTAKLKDCGVTMLDSPDDIIPSVLQALGLKPDSRRIDDLDRAGDALFRIRGAVQKFHSSEYINQLANGDVCLSVGYSGDVLQARKRAREAKNDVDIAYSIPQQGALMWFDAFAIPKDAPHAAEAHAFIDFMMRPEVAAANTNFVSYASGNLAAKALVKPEILSDPGIYPDEATFRRLFTNTAYDDRTQRVVTRLWTRVRTGR; this is encoded by the coding sequence ATGCGGCTCCTCCGGCGCGGCTTCCTGCGGCAAGGTCTCCTCGGGAGCCTGGCCTGCCTTCTCGCCCTCGTGGCGGTGCCGGCCGGCACCGCGGCGGCCGCGCCGGAGCGGGTCGTCAACATCTACAACTGGTCGGACTACATCGACCCGAAGATGCTTGACGCGTTCACCCGCGAGACCGGCATCCGGGTCGTCTACGACACCTACGACACCAACGAGATCGTCGAGACCAAGCTGCTCGCCGGCCGCTCGGGCTACGACATCGTGGTGCCGACGGGGCCGTTCCTGCAGCGCCTGATCAAGGCCGGCGCGTTCCAGCCCCTCGACAAGGCCAGGATCCCGAACCTCAAGAACGCTTGGCCCGAGGTGACGGCCCGGCTCGCGGCCTACGATCCCGGCAACCTCTACGCCGTCGACTACATGTGGGGCACCACCGGCATCGGGGTGAACACCGCGCTGGTGCGCGAGCGCCTCGGCGCGAACCAGCCGCTCAACACCTGGGACATCGTCCTGCGTCCGGAGCTGACCGCCAAGCTCAAGGATTGCGGCGTCACGATGCTGGATTCGCCGGACGACATCATCCCGAGCGTGCTCCAGGCTCTCGGCCTCAAGCCCGATTCGCGCCGCATCGACGACCTCGACCGGGCCGGCGACGCGCTGTTCCGCATCCGCGGCGCAGTGCAGAAGTTCCATTCCTCCGAGTACATCAACCAGCTCGCCAACGGCGACGTCTGCCTCTCGGTCGGCTATTCGGGCGACGTGCTCCAGGCGCGAAAGCGCGCCCGCGAGGCCAAGAACGACGTCGACATCGCCTACTCCATCCCGCAGCAGGGCGCCCTGATGTGGTTCGACGCCTTCGCGATCCCCAAGGACGCGCCCCACGCGGCGGAGGCCCACGCCTTCATCGATTTCATGATGCGGCCCGAGGTGGCGGCCGCCAACACCAACTTCGTCTCCTACGCCAGCGGCAACCTGGCGGCGAAGGCACTGGTCAAGCCCGAGATCCTGTCCGATCCCGGCATCTACCCGGACGAAGCCACCTTCCGCCGGCTGTTCACCAACACCGCCTACGACGACCGCACCCAGCGGGTGGTGACGCGCCTCTGGACCCGGGTGCGCACCGGGCGCTGA
- a CDS encoding class I SAM-dependent DNA methyltransferase translates to MTRHTTSLPPGYFDERYAADPDPWNFADSPYERSKYAATLAALPRAHYASALEVGCSIGVLTAALAERCDALLALDVAEAALDQARARCRDRPGVRLLRAQVPGEWPEGTFDLILLSEVVYYLDTGDVAALADRVRASLAPGGDVVLVHWTGETHYPLTGDEAADLFISGTRDRLAVDRQVRTGQYRLDVLRGREAG, encoded by the coding sequence ATGACCCGGCACACGACCTCGCTGCCCCCCGGCTACTTCGACGAGCGCTACGCCGCCGATCCCGACCCGTGGAACTTCGCGGACAGCCCCTACGAGCGGAGCAAGTACGCCGCCACCCTCGCGGCCCTGCCCCGCGCCCATTACGCCTCGGCGCTGGAGGTCGGCTGCTCGATCGGCGTCCTGACCGCCGCCCTGGCGGAACGCTGCGACGCGCTCCTCGCCCTCGACGTCGCCGAGGCCGCCCTCGACCAAGCCCGCGCGCGCTGCCGCGACCGGCCGGGCGTCCGCCTGCTGCGGGCCCAGGTGCCGGGCGAGTGGCCGGAGGGCACCTTCGACCTGATCCTCCTGTCGGAGGTGGTCTACTACCTCGATACCGGCGACGTCGCCGCCCTGGCGGACCGCGTCCGCGCCAGCCTGGCACCCGGCGGCGACGTCGTTCTGGTTCACTGGACCGGCGAGACGCACTACCCGCTGACCGGCGACGAGGCCGCCGACCTGTTCATCTCCGGGACCCGCGACCGCCTGGCGGTCGACCGGCAGGTGCGCACGGGGCAGTACCGGCTCGACGTGCTGCGGGGGAGGGAGGCCGGGTAG
- a CDS encoding outer membrane protein, translating to MTGRADSRSLRRLAARPLRRLAARPLVRRLAACLVLGACALAPDPGAAQGLVGFGYLPVFAWPRALEEGPGADGRWSGSYARLSTGFEAVSSRRFGSYAGPTIGFEGGRLWQEGRFVYGIAGGFDYLAATSGGLTPGFGGLSYTRDFAGAVQVKVGTLLTPDVLLYARAGAAAVHGTLRAGATPVSAPFSRDDIIVRPDAHVGVEWAITDRLSVAVEAGVVGGGLR from the coding sequence ATGACCGGACGCGCCGATTCCCGCTCCCTGCGCCGCCTCGCGGCCCGCCCCCTTCGCCGCCTCGCGGCCCGCCCCCTCGTGCGCCGCCTCGCGGCCTGCCTCGTCCTCGGCGCCTGTGCCCTCGCGCCGGATCCCGGCGCGGCGCAGGGCCTCGTCGGCTTCGGCTACCTGCCCGTCTTTGCCTGGCCGAGGGCCCTGGAAGAGGGACCGGGAGCGGACGGGCGCTGGTCCGGCTCCTACGCCCGGCTGTCGACCGGGTTCGAGGCGGTCTCGTCGCGGCGCTTCGGCAGCTACGCGGGGCCGACCATCGGGTTCGAGGGCGGGCGGCTGTGGCAGGAGGGCCGGTTCGTCTACGGCATCGCCGGCGGGTTCGACTACCTCGCGGCGACCTCCGGCGGCCTGACCCCCGGCTTCGGCGGCCTCAGCTACACCCGCGACTTCGCCGGCGCGGTGCAGGTGAAGGTCGGCACGCTGCTGACGCCGGACGTGCTGCTCTACGCCCGGGCGGGCGCCGCGGCCGTGCACGGCACGCTGCGGGCCGGGGCGACGCCGGTCTCGGCCCCGTTCTCGCGCGACGACATCATCGTGCGGCCCGACGCGCATGTCGGGGTCGAGTGGGCGATCACCGACCGCCTGTCGGTCGCCGTCGAGGCCGGGGTGGTGGGCGGCGGCCTGCGCTGA
- a CDS encoding YgaP-like transmembrane domain has protein sequence MANDLINDVFGGERNLTTKERAISVVLGLGLAAAAAQPRPNKFLSLAALVAGSLLAIRGATGHCAAKSLMNGDSHAPARI, from the coding sequence ATGGCCAACGACCTGATCAACGACGTGTTCGGCGGCGAGCGCAACCTGACCACCAAGGAGCGCGCCATCTCGGTCGTGCTCGGCCTCGGCCTGGCCGCCGCGGCGGCGCAGCCCCGGCCGAACAAGTTCCTGAGCCTCGCGGCCCTGGTGGCCGGCTCGCTCCTGGCGATCCGCGGCGCCACCGGCCACTGCGCCGCCAAGTCGTTGATGAACGGCGACTCGCACGCGCCGGCGCGCATCTGA
- a CDS encoding type II toxin-antitoxin system HigB family toxin, giving the protein MHVITQARIWEAKQRWPHTASALDAWYRLIKASAPADFAGMKGLFPATDKVGRFHVFDIGGNKFA; this is encoded by the coding sequence ATGCATGTCATCACCCAAGCGCGCATCTGGGAGGCGAAGCAGCGGTGGCCGCACACGGCGAGCGCACTCGATGCGTGGTACAGGCTGATCAAGGCATCGGCTCCTGCTGATTTCGCCGGCATGAAGGGGCTCTTCCCAGCCACCGACAAAGTCGGCCGTTTCCACGTGTTCGACATCGGTGGCAACAAATTTGCCTGA
- the rpsO gene encoding 30S ribosomal protein S15, translated as MSITAERKTALIKEHARGGSDTGSPEVQVAILTERIQNLTGHFKTHTKDNHSRRGLLKLVSQRRSLLDYLKRKDEARYRALIERLGIRR; from the coding sequence ATGTCGATCACGGCGGAGCGCAAGACCGCGCTCATCAAGGAACACGCCCGCGGCGGCTCGGACACCGGCTCGCCGGAGGTGCAGGTCGCGATCCTCACCGAGCGGATCCAGAACCTCACCGGGCACTTCAAGACCCACACCAAGGACAACCACTCGCGCCGCGGCCTGCTCAAGCTGGTGTCGCAGCGCCGGTCGCTCCTCGACTACCTGAAGCGCAAGGACGAGGCCCGCTACCGCGCCCTCATCGAGCGCCTCGGCATCCGCCGCTAA
- a CDS encoding DUF3597 domain-containing protein: protein MSLLGTIVSKILHPFGGGEAQAQTPGEATKTDTTSAGGGASGGASSGGDVPKVDGKVDVEAVLNDLASKAGQPLNWRTSIVDLMKLLHLDSSLSARKELAKELNYTGDTEDSATMNVWLHKQVIKKLEENGGKVPDDLKD from the coding sequence ATGAGCCTGCTCGGGACGATCGTCAGCAAGATCCTGCACCCCTTCGGCGGCGGCGAGGCCCAGGCGCAGACGCCGGGCGAGGCGACGAAGACCGACACCACCTCGGCCGGCGGCGGGGCCTCCGGCGGCGCGTCGTCGGGCGGCGACGTGCCGAAGGTCGACGGCAAGGTCGATGTCGAGGCGGTCCTCAACGACCTCGCCTCCAAGGCCGGTCAGCCGCTCAACTGGCGCACCTCGATCGTCGACCTGATGAAGCTGCTCCACCTCGACAGCAGCCTGTCGGCCCGCAAGGAGCTCGCCAAGGAGCTGAACTACACCGGCGACACAGAGGATTCGGCCACCATGAACGTGTGGCTGCACAAGCAGGTGATCAAGAAGCTCGAGGAGAACGGCGGCAAGGTGCCGGACGACCTGAAGGACTGA
- a CDS encoding acyl-CoA dehydrogenase family protein — protein sequence MDPRPPVRDAVAAARLVAGRAAARADAQDHDGGFPAEDVADLARAGLLAAPVPAGEGGAGLGEEPGAADLAEALRLVGLGSLALGRVYEGHVNALQLVARYGDPAARRALFADARAGHLFGVWNTEPPSGGLVLGGDGRLTGCKTFASGAGYVTRALVTARRPGEEAPLMLVAALEAGTRADLSAWRAHGMRASATGTVDMTGLAPLAVLGGPDDYHRQPHFSGGAWRFAAVQLGGVEAVFEAWRGHLARTGRGDDPHQLARLGEGAIALEGARLFVARAAGLVAEDALPAERIVAFVNLTRLAVERAGLEVLGLAQRSVGLQGFLRGHPLERLSRDLATYLRQPAPDRALTGAAATILAADEPVAALWREAP from the coding sequence ATGGACCCGCGGCCCCCCGTCCGCGACGCCGTCGCGGCCGCCCGCCTCGTCGCGGGTCGCGCCGCGGCACGGGCCGACGCGCAGGACCACGACGGCGGCTTCCCGGCCGAGGACGTGGCCGACCTCGCCCGGGCCGGCCTCCTCGCCGCGCCGGTGCCGGCGGGCGAGGGCGGCGCGGGCCTCGGCGAGGAGCCGGGGGCGGCCGACCTCGCCGAGGCCTTGCGCCTCGTCGGCCTCGGCAGCCTGGCGCTCGGCCGGGTCTACGAGGGCCACGTCAACGCGCTCCAGCTCGTCGCCCGCTACGGCGATCCGGCGGCGCGGCGCGCCCTGTTCGCGGATGCTCGCGCCGGCCACCTGTTCGGGGTGTGGAACACCGAGCCCCCGTCCGGCGGCCTCGTGCTGGGCGGGGACGGGCGGCTCACGGGGTGCAAGACCTTCGCGTCGGGCGCGGGCTACGTCACCCGCGCCCTGGTGACGGCGCGCCGGCCCGGGGAGGAGGCGCCGCTGATGCTCGTCGCCGCCCTCGAAGCCGGCACCCGGGCCGACCTCTCGGCCTGGCGCGCGCACGGCATGCGCGCCTCGGCCACCGGCACCGTCGACATGACGGGGCTCGCGCCGCTCGCCGTCCTCGGCGGGCCGGACGACTACCACCGCCAGCCGCACTTCTCCGGCGGGGCCTGGCGCTTCGCGGCGGTGCAGCTCGGCGGCGTCGAGGCGGTGTTCGAGGCCTGGCGCGGCCACCTCGCCCGGACCGGGCGGGGCGACGACCCCCACCAGCTCGCGCGGCTGGGCGAGGGCGCCATCGCCCTCGAAGGCGCCCGCCTGTTCGTGGCGCGGGCGGCCGGCCTCGTCGCGGAGGATGCGCTGCCGGCCGAGCGCATCGTCGCCTTCGTCAACCTGACCCGCCTCGCGGTCGAGCGGGCGGGGCTCGAGGTGCTGGGCCTCGCCCAGCGCTCGGTCGGCCTCCAGGGCTTCCTGCGCGGGCATCCGCTGGAGCGGCTGTCGCGCGACCTCGCGACCTACCTGCGCCAGCCCGCCCCCGACCGGGCGCTGACCGGCGCCGCCGCGACGATCCTGGCCGCCGACGAGCCGGTCGCCGCCCTGTGGCGGGAGGCGCCTTGA
- a CDS encoding RidA family protein yields the protein MTITRFETGPRMSQAVVHNGTAYLAGQVADQVSNNEGVEAQTKDILAQIDALLADVGSDKTRLLSATIYLADMSTFAEMNRAWDGWVAAGHTPARATVEAKLAGPQYRVEISIIAATGA from the coding sequence ATGACCATCACGCGTTTCGAGACCGGCCCCCGGATGAGCCAGGCGGTGGTCCATAACGGCACCGCGTACCTCGCCGGCCAGGTCGCGGATCAGGTCTCGAACAACGAGGGCGTCGAGGCGCAGACCAAGGACATCCTGGCCCAGATCGACGCGCTGCTCGCCGATGTGGGCAGCGACAAGACCCGGCTCCTCTCGGCCACGATCTACCTCGCCGACATGTCGACCTTCGCCGAGATGAACCGGGCCTGGGACGGCTGGGTCGCCGCCGGCCACACCCCGGCCCGCGCCACCGTCGAGGCGAAGCTCGCCGGCCCGCAATACCGGGTCGAGATCTCGATCATCGCCGCGACCGGGGCCTGA
- a CDS encoding MFS transporter — MGALRRSSFPAFVGLQGALYAAYGLEAPFLPSFFGERGLSAAEIGFVLAAGTLVRLVAGPAAGHLADRRGATRSVLGLAAAASGIVAFAYLPGHGLAALLAVSLLHAAATAPLAPLADALALAAVARERVFSYGWVRGAGSAAFVLGTLVAGQLVGLAGLASVVAASAAMFLVMALATTRVPAGGTDGGAPAPGLSGIRALLGLAPFRRLLLVAALVIGSHALNDAFAVIRWRAAGLGAGTISLLWSLAVASEVVVFVLAGPWLLARLGPARAAMLAAGLGGLRWGAMATSGAVPVLAVAQASHGLTFALLHLAIMRRIAELVPERLAATGQTLYGTFGLGLASAILTAAGGLLYGALGAGAFWIMAALCAAGLPVAAGLGGAREKRPSV, encoded by the coding sequence ATGGGCGCCCTTCGGCGAAGCTCCTTCCCGGCCTTCGTCGGCCTCCAGGGCGCGCTCTACGCGGCCTACGGCCTCGAGGCGCCGTTCCTGCCGAGCTTCTTCGGCGAGCGGGGCCTGAGCGCGGCGGAGATCGGGTTCGTGCTCGCCGCCGGGACCCTGGTGCGGCTCGTCGCCGGCCCGGCCGCCGGCCATCTCGCCGACCGCCGAGGCGCGACCCGGTCGGTCCTGGGCCTTGCGGCCGCGGCCTCCGGGATCGTCGCGTTCGCCTACCTTCCCGGGCACGGCCTCGCGGCGCTCCTGGCGGTCAGCCTGCTGCACGCCGCGGCGACGGCGCCCCTGGCGCCCCTCGCCGACGCCCTGGCGCTGGCCGCGGTCGCCCGCGAGCGGGTCTTCTCCTACGGCTGGGTGCGCGGCGCCGGCTCGGCCGCCTTCGTGCTCGGCACGCTCGTCGCCGGCCAGCTCGTCGGGCTCGCCGGCCTCGCGAGCGTCGTGGCGGCGAGCGCGGCGATGTTTCTCGTCATGGCGCTCGCGACGACCCGGGTGCCGGCCGGCGGAACCGACGGCGGCGCCCCGGCGCCGGGCCTGTCGGGGATCCGCGCGCTCCTGGGCCTGGCGCCGTTCCGCCGGCTCCTCCTCGTCGCGGCCCTCGTCATCGGCAGCCACGCCCTCAACGACGCCTTCGCGGTGATCCGCTGGCGCGCCGCGGGTTTGGGCGCCGGCACGATCAGCCTCCTGTGGTCGCTCGCGGTCGCCTCGGAGGTGGTGGTGTTCGTCCTCGCCGGGCCGTGGCTCCTCGCCCGGCTCGGGCCGGCGCGGGCCGCGATGCTCGCCGCCGGCCTCGGCGGGCTGCGCTGGGGCGCCATGGCGACGAGCGGCGCGGTGCCGGTCCTCGCCGTCGCGCAGGCGAGCCACGGCCTGACCTTCGCGCTCCTCCACCTCGCGATCATGCGGCGGATCGCCGAGCTGGTGCCCGAACGCCTCGCCGCCACCGGCCAGACCCTCTACGGCACGTTCGGCCTCGGCCTCGCCTCCGCGATCCTGACCGCGGCGGGCGGCCTGCTCTACGGCGCGCTCGGCGCCGGGGCGTTCTGGATCATGGCGGCCCTGTGCGCCGCCGGCCTGCCGGTGGCAGCGGGCCTGGGCGGCGCGCGCGAAAAGCGGCCGTCTGTCTAG
- a CDS encoding glycosyltransferase family 2 protein gives MIDREGQDLREGPDPGPTRGRTSSGRARMPEPGAPPAPRCVVAVPVRNEVDRIGACLSALAGQEEVGPDAIGVVLFLNNCTDGTAEAVAALRPGLRLQLRVIERDFSGAHAGWARREAMEAAAAWLEETRLEEAAPDGVILTTDADSRVPPDWIARNLAALAQGADAIAGTIALDAEEAARLPDALHARGRLEGTYEALLIALEALVDPVAHDPWPRHATRSGATLAVRLSAYRAAGGLPAIPLGEDRAFVAALLRADARVRHAPDIVVVTSGRLDGRAPGGAADTMRQRCAVPESPCDPRLEPVWRALFRFAWGRRLRRLHAAGRLDRTRLWAPWLRIGREEARRIAGLPTLGARLAAIEAESPLLAYRALRPGALPRHIAGARGLLSGLRRGVRALRAVRALAPGRARPALGPASEEAGNA, from the coding sequence GTGATCGATCGAGAAGGGCAAGACCTGCGGGAGGGCCCCGACCCGGGCCCGACCCGGGGTCGGACGTCGTCGGGCCGGGCCCGGATGCCGGAGCCGGGCGCTCCGCCCGCCCCGCGCTGCGTCGTCGCCGTGCCGGTGCGCAACGAGGTCGACCGGATCGGCGCCTGCCTGTCGGCGCTCGCCGGGCAGGAGGAGGTCGGGCCGGACGCGATCGGCGTCGTGCTGTTCCTCAACAACTGCACCGACGGCACCGCGGAGGCCGTCGCCGCCCTGCGGCCCGGCCTGCGCCTGCAACTGCGGGTGATCGAGCGCGACTTTTCCGGAGCCCATGCCGGCTGGGCCCGGCGCGAGGCGATGGAGGCGGCCGCCGCCTGGCTCGAGGAGACCCGGCTCGAGGAGGCGGCTCCGGACGGCGTGATCCTCACCACCGACGCCGACAGCCGCGTGCCGCCGGACTGGATCGCCCGCAACCTCGCGGCGCTGGCCCAGGGCGCCGACGCGATCGCCGGCACCATCGCCCTCGACGCCGAGGAGGCGGCGCGCCTGCCGGACGCGCTCCACGCGCGAGGCCGGCTCGAAGGCACCTACGAGGCGCTGCTCATCGCCCTCGAGGCGCTGGTCGACCCGGTCGCCCACGATCCCTGGCCGCGGCACGCGACCCGTTCGGGCGCCACGCTCGCGGTGCGCCTGAGCGCCTACCGCGCCGCGGGCGGCCTGCCGGCGATCCCGCTGGGCGAGGACCGGGCCTTCGTCGCCGCCCTGCTGCGGGCGGATGCCCGGGTGCGGCACGCCCCCGACATCGTCGTCGTCACCTCGGGCCGGCTCGACGGCCGGGCCCCGGGAGGCGCCGCCGACACGATGCGCCAGCGCTGCGCGGTGCCGGAGAGCCCCTGCGACCCGCGCCTCGAGCCGGTGTGGCGCGCCCTGTTCCGCTTCGCCTGGGGGCGCCGGCTGCGGCGCCTGCACGCGGCCGGGCGGCTCGACCGCACCCGGCTCTGGGCGCCCTGGCTGCGGATCGGGCGCGAGGAGGCGCGCCGCATCGCCGGCCTGCCCACCCTCGGCGCCCGGCTGGCGGCGATCGAGGCGGAAAGCCCGCTCCTCGCCTACCGCGCGTTGCGCCCCGGCGCGCTGCCGCGGCACATCGCGGGCGCGCGCGGGCTTCTGTCCGGGCTGCGGCGCGGGGTGCGGGCCCTGCGCGCCGTCCGCGCCCTCGCCCCGGGACGGGCCCGGCCCGCCCTCGGACCCGCCTCGGAGGAGGCCGGCAATGCTTGA